CGAACGCGCCATGCGCTGGGTGAGCGCCATGACCCAATCCCTGCCCGCATTCGGCGCCCTCATCGACGCCGGCAACTACGCCGACCCCACCCAAACCATCTCCTTCCACAAAGCCGCCATCGACGCCATCACCCGCGCAACCCGCGACGCCGGCGTCACCACCGACTTCATCGCCCCCCTCAAAACCCTCATCGACCGCCAAGTAGCCGACGGCAACGGCGACGCCGACCTAGCCCGCACCGTCGAAGAACTCCACTGACCCACCCGCCCAGGGGCCGCCACCCCGCCGGCCCCCAAATCCCGCCTAAAACGCGAGGTAGAACCGCGATTTGGTCCACGCGCCCACATCCGATAATCTTCTTGAGCACCACCGGTCCGGGTGGCGGAATGGCAGACGCGCTAGCTTGAGGTGCTAGTGCCCTTTATCGGGCGTGGGGGTTCAAGTCCCCCTCCGGACACACGTGTTAACCACCGGGATGCCGGCACTGACGACAGCAAGCTGTTGGCGGTGCCGGTATCTTATTTCCAGCTGCAGGGCTTCGTAGAGGGCTGCTTGGTCTTCAGGTGCACCAGCTGACAGCACCGCTCTGATATCGCCCAGCGAGTCGATGAGCTTCTCCAACTCCTTGGCAGTCATCTGCCGGATGGCCGGGATCGCGTCCATCTCGGCCTGGGCTATCGCCCGTTCGGCTTGCGCCTGGTTCATCGGTTCGATCAGCGCCTGCACATCGACACCGGCTTCGATCGCGTTCTGATAACGATGCAGCTTCGTCTCCGCGGCAGCGAGGCGCTGCCGGAGCAGTTGTCGCCGAAGGTCGCCGTCTGCATCTTTCTGGGCGGCGAGGAGTGTTTCGATTGTCTGCGCGCGGTGGTGTTGATCGAAAACGGTTGCGATCCAGTTGTTGACCGGAACGATGAGCCGTGACTCGGCGAGATTCACCGTCTTGGGGTGGTCCGCCAACGCGGGGCTGCTGGGTGCGAGAGTGCTTGCCCTGCACCGGTACCAGACCATGTTGTCCTTCGTCCCGCCCTCCATCTTGCGATCGCAGTCATCGCAGCGGATTCGACTGCGGAAGCGATACAGGTGACGACCGGACGTCCTGGTTCGATCGAGCTTGGCCCGCTGCTGCATGCTCCCGCCTCCGCGCGCTCGGCGCGCGAGTTGTACCTGTGTGTAGGTCTCGACGCTGACGATCGCAGGGTGAGCCGGTCGGCGAGACCGAACCACACGATCCTTGCTCGACTTGCGGAACCGGACGACCTTCCCGGCCGCCACGTCATCGCGGTCGAGCAGTTCCTCGTGCTTGGTCCATCGACCGAAGAATGCGTATCCCGTGTAGCGCGGGTTCTCCAGAATCGCGCGCACGGTACTGGCCTGCCAGCCATCGCCCGAGCGGTGGCTGTTCTGATGAGGAGTGTGCGCCGACGGGCACAGAACGCCGTCGTGGTTCAACCCGACCGCGATCGCTCGGTCACCGCGCCCGGCCAGGTACTCAGCGAAGATCCGTCGCACGATCCGGGCAGCGAACTCATCGATAGCGAGGATACGAAGCTTCAGTCCTTGAGCCGCCCGGCCCGGATTCGGGTGTGGCGGACCATCGATCACGACATACCCATATGGTGCCCGACCGCCCTGGTGGCGTCCTTCGTTCGCTACTTGAGCATCCATCGCGGCCCGCGTGCGCTTCTGAACATGCTGGCGCTCGGACTCACTCATCCCGCCGAGCATGCTCATCAGCATGTTGTGTGAGGGGTTCTGAGAGTCGTAGCGGCCGCCGAGTTCCGGGATCCAGAGATCGACACCGTAGGAGTCGAGCCGCGGCGCGATCATGCTGAACTGCGCACCGAACCAGCATCGGGTGCCTTCGCCGACGACGATGCCCGACCAGCCGCGGTTCGGATTGCGCAGCGCGGCGAGGAGTCGCGCAGCCTCGGTGCGGCGATCCCATGGGACAGACCGGGATTGGCCGATGTCGAAGTAGGACTCGACGATCGTGCCGACGGTGAACCGGTCGGCGTTGTTGTACTGCCAGGCGTAGCTGGACTCCGGGTCCTGATTGTCCTCGGTGGAGCAGCGCCCGTAGAAGGCGAGCTGTTGGCCCACATCGGACTCCGGGGTGGCGACCTCGATGCCGAGCAGTTCATCGAGTACTGCCCATTCGTCGGTGTCGCTCAGCATCGATTCCTCCCTTGGCAAGCTGCTGGTTTGAGCGAGAGTGCTGGGAATGGAGCGTGGAGGTCGTGATTGTGCCCAGGCCACTGGCGATCACGGCCGAAGGCGGCGACGCGATGGTGCGGCGTTACGCCAGGATGTCGGAGCGAGCTCCCAGGCGCGTCCGCACGCTCGTTCGAGGATATCGGACGTCGTGTGGTTATCGAGGACTGACCTCGGTGGTGGTCGATGTTCTCGGTTGACCGGTTCGGTGGACGGGACAGCCGTCGAGGATCCGTCGACCGCTGGTGCACAACAGGTTTGGCATCGCTCGCGACTTCGGGACGCTTTTCCGCGCAACGCAGAATGAGTCGTAGAAGTGCCTTCGCCGCGGTCGGATTCAGTTCAGGCGGATCCGCCGGACAGACGACGTCGACCTTACGGTGGTTGCTGCCATCGGAACCGTGCCGGTCGGAGCGTTCGCGACGCGTCATGCCGAGTGCCGACCGGACTGGCGTTGGTTCGCTCGCGCGTTCGTGGCGTGTAGGAGAGGGTTTTCGTGCAGAGGCATGGCGGACTACTTCTCACCGTCGCCCGCTTCTCCCTCCACCATGAAACCTGATCTTCGGCGTTCGCGCCACAGCCGAAAAGTTCGTATCCCGGTATCGACTAGTGGTCTGCGGCGAAATTCGAGGCCACGTCGAGCTTGCGGCCAATCTGTGTCCCAACTGACGAGAGCTCTTGAAGATCCAGATCTGGTACCAGCACCGCCAACAGCTTGCTGTGGTCAGTGCCCGTATTCCGGTGGTTAACAGTGTGCCCGTAGGGGGACACCGCGCTAAACATACGAATTGACCTGCGGAAATGCTGACCATCACGATAGATGCGGCAATTTGATCCGTTCGGTCAACGTGTCAGGCCCAGCCAGCGCAGTTGAAGGTGTGACCCGGAACGAAGCCTGCTTAAATACGACTCTCGCGTTCTGTGAGGCCCCTGGGGGGCCGAGTTCTATGCACCGCAAACCGAATACTTGAGCTTCTGAGATTGTCTGGTGTCAGGCACTTGATCAACGGAACTTTCACCGCCAAAAACAGACAACCGCCATGGAGGTCGCCGCGCTGCCCTACCGTTCTGGCCCGGTATCCATCCTGCATCCGCCGATACCGCGCACAACTGCACACTCGGGTATGGGCGGAGCGGACTCGTAATCCAGGCCTGTCGTAACCGTCACGGAGCAAGTGATCAGCTCGTGCCTCCGCTGGGTGTCCGTCCGCAGGTTGCCTGGGCGGCCGAAGAAAAGATCTGCGCGAACGCCGTCGTGTACTCGTTCGGTTTGGCGAGCTGCTGGGCTCGTCCCCATTCAGTCATCGCCGCTACTCCTCGGTGCTTACAGAATCGCGATAGGACCCCGAGCGGGTTGGTCTCGGTAGTCAACGCGGAACAGCGGAAGCTGTTGCCATGCAATGATGTTCGATCCCCTCGGCCCGGAGGTGCGGCGCGCTGAGCGGGCAAATCGACCTCCGGAAACAGAGCGGCACTCACGGCCTATCTGCTCCGGCGGAACGTCTCCGTAATCACGTTGGCGGTGACGGCCGTGACCTGTCGACTGTTCGACGGACAGACAGAGCCTGCCTGCGTTGAGACACTCGATTGCGCTGGCCCATTCCATGTGCGAACCGCCGGCTACCTCCGAGTCGTACGAGAGGGATCCAACTGAGATGTCCCGGCGTAGAGGATTTTTCGCCGAACTACAGCATCAGCAGCGACTCGCGCAGCAACGGGAGGAGCAGCGTCAGCGCGCTGCCGTGCGCGCACACAATACGGCTGTCCGCGAGGCCCAGCGGTTCGCTAGGGAGCAGCAGAGATTTGCGGCAGCCGCAATGCGCGCAACATCCGCGGAACGTGCCGCCGCGGAGAAGGCGGCCAAGGCCGCTCACATTGCTGCCCGCGAAGCGGAAGTCACTGAGATGAATGCTCAGCTGGCCATGGCGTATGACGATATCGACGGCCTCCTCGAAGCGACGCTGGATGTCGACGACTGGGTCGATCTGGAGTCGCTCCGCAAACGCGCCGAAGACCTTCCCTTCGATCGCCCCGATCTGCTCGCATCCTCCCTGCCGCCGCAGTACCACGGATTTGGTTTACGTCCGGTCTTCGTGCCGCCCACACCGCCGACAGGTCTCAGTGGAGCCCTGGGTGGGAATCGCAAGCATGCGGCTCGAGTGGAGGCGGCTCGACAGGAGTACTTCGGATCGGTGAGCGCGTGGGAGCAAAGTCTGCTTCATGTGCTGGCGCTGAATGCTGAACTTCGCGCCGGCTGGCGTCAGCGTGAACAGCAACGCACGGCAGCGTTGAGAGAAGCTCAGGAACGGCACCAGCGAGCGAATTCTGAGCTGCACCGAAGAACTGCGGACTCGAACGCGAATCTGGACAAGCTCATCGCAGGTCTACGATCACGTCATGCTGACGCCATGGACGAATACGTCGGCATCGTGTTGGCCAACTCGATCTACCCGGAAGTCTTCCAAGTGGCGTACGAGCACACCTTCAACTCCGACGATCGAGAGCTCCACATCACCGTCCTGGCTCCTCATCCCGACTCGGTACCCATTACGAAAGCGTTCCGCTACAACAAGACCAGTGACGAGATCACCGCGACAAACCTTCCGGCTGCCGAAGCGAAACGCCGCTACGCATCCGCTCTCGCCCAGACAGCCCTGCGGACGGCGCACGAGGTGTTCGAGGCCGATAGAGAAGAGATCATCGATAGCGTCGCGCTGACGGTTGCGGTCGACAGCGTCGACAGCGCAACCGGACATGACACCCGCATCGACCTCATACGCCTGGCGACCGACCGAGCGCAATTTCTCGCCATCCACCTTGCCCGTGTCGAGCCAGCAGAAACGCTGGCGCACTTGGCCTCTGCCATATCGAAGAACCCCTACGGGTTGGTGCCGCTGGCGAACCAGGGAGTCCGTGGATGACCGACCCACAATCCGTCATCGTTGGGTTGCGGAAGATGCTTGTCGTGAAAGAGCGAGAGTCCGCCGATCTACAGGACAAGGTCCGCGAGCTAAGTGAGCAGCTCCGGACATTCGAGACTTCGGCCGTGCCTCAGGCGTTGACCGATCCTCGGGTCATATCCGTTGATGACGCACTAGTACTCCAGGAGGTCGGAATCTATGAGTATCACCATCCTTTGGAGAACGCTGATCGCTACAAGCAAGCGCTGGCTGAGCTCCGAGGTGCTGTGCGTGATGCGGTCAGGATGAGCGAGGCCATCGTTATCGCGAAGAAGTTCAGCTTCAACAACTCCCTTGCCGAAGGTCGACGCCTGACCGCTGATCTGTCCAAGCTCATGTTGCGGGCGTACAACTCCGAAGCGGAAAACTGCGTCCGGACCATCCGGGCCGGAAACCTCGACACCGCCAGGCGGCGACTGGATAAGGCTGCCAAAGACATCGAGAAGTTCGGTGCAGCAATGCAAATGCGCATGGCGCCGGAATACCACGCCCTTCGAATCCGAGAGCTCGAACTCACCGCCGACTACATGATGAAGCTGCAGGATGAGCGAGAGGCCGCGCGCGAGGAACGAGAACGCCTGCGCGAGCAGCGCAAGGTCGAACAAGAGCTCGCCGCAGAACGGGAACGGCTCGACAAGGAGAAGTCGCACTATCAGGCGGTCTTCGAGCGGCTCACAGCCTCAGGGCAAGACACGCGGGATATCGCGGCTCAGCTGAGCCGAATCGCCGAGGCGATCGCGCACAACGACTTCCGAGCCGCGAACATACGTGCCGGCTACGTCTACGTGATTTCCAACATCGGAGCATTCGGCCCCAACGTTGTCAAGATCGGGCTGACGCGCCGACTCGAACCGCTAGACAGAGTTCGTGAACTCGGCGGCGCCTCGGTGCCGTTCCCCTTCGACGTACACGCCGTGTACTTCTCCGACGATGCCGTTTCCCTGGAGAACGAGTTGCACAGGGAGTTCGGTGCACGCCGTCTCAACCATGCGAACCTCAGGCGCGAGTTCTTCTTCGCCACCCCTGATGAAGTGCGCCAAACGTTGGCGAAGAAGGTCGGAAATCTATTGGATTACAACGCCTTACCGGAGGCCACGCAGTACTTCCAATCGAAGAAGTATTGGCCGGCAAGTACACGATGAGGCGGTGGCGGCCGTTCCGATCCGCGAGTTCCGGGATGCGCGCTTCGTGGAAGCGCTGAAAGTTATCGACAGTCAGCTCTACAGAGACACCGATACGACTAGGGGGTGATCAGGCGGCCGAGACCGAGGGAGCCGCTGTCCGGGTCGACCATCTGGCTGTCTCAGCTTGATGTCCGCGTGTCCGGGGTTTAGTCCGCCCTGGGCTGTGTTCGTTTCCGCGCCGGGCTATGGGCACCACGCAAGAGCCCGATGCCGCGTGGAGACCGCAGTGTGCGGGGTGTAGCACTGGGTAGTTTATCGACCGCCATCGTGCTCACCAGGTCTGCCCCTCCCTCAGCGCGTGCAGGAGCGTCCATTCGGCGACCTAACGCTTCCCAGGTCTGCATCTGTATACGACCGCATCACCTGTACCGCACACCACGAAAGTCGCCTGCTGGCCGATCAATACATCCTCCGCGGGGTGCGCGGCTCGAAAGACTTCCTGCCACAAGACAGCACCAAATACATAGTCCGTTCGTCTCGTCGGATCTGAAGCTAACCCACGAGGCCGTCTGGACAGCACGTGGCTGTCGCCGGCGACGAGCAGGTGCAAGTGGCCGGCCACGGTGTGGCGTTGTGGCTTTGCCGAAACGGCGGGGTATCCCAAGCGGCATCTCGTGGTGATCTAGCGGCTCAGGAGACCGTATCCCCGCGTGTGCGGGGCCAACTTCGTGAGAAATTCGATCACTCCGCAACCACTCGGACTATCCCTGCGTGGGCTGGGAGAATGGTGTCGCGAAGCACGCTTTACGCGTGCACTGTATCTTACGCAACTCTCCGAGAAGACTACACATTCTCAGACGAAAACAAACGGCACGCATTCTAGGCACAGCGTGGCAACGTCAGGATCCAGCCAGCAACATCACCCGGCCCTCCTTTCCCATGGCTGAGAAGGAGTTCGAAGGTGATGATGCGCAAGTCAGTATAGTAACGACCGTGTGGACCGCAGGCCGGTTACGCACAGCCTCTAAATCCGCTGCGATGGAAAAGAGGAGAAGATGCGCGGAGGTCGCTGAGCTGCACCTCCGCGCATCTTCGCATATGTCAGTGGATTTTTACTTGGTTCTTGCCCTACATCCGGATGATTGCTAAGGAATTCATGAAGCTCCAAATGTTTGTCACCAGTGTCAGCGTCGCTGGGCTGTTCATGTTGGCGTCGCAGGTAAGCCACGCTGGACCCGTTCCGAGTGGATCAGCTGGCACCGGGTCTTCTGTCATCGACGCCGGATCCGCTGCGACAGGGTCGGCTGGGCTCTCCCAGACCGGCTCCGTAGGCGGTGCCTATGCCGACTGCGACCAGGCACGGGTCGCCGGACATGCCCCGATCTTCACTGGTGAGCCAGGGTACAGTCCCAAACTTGACGGTGAGGACGGTATCATTGACGGGTTCGCTTGCCCTACTGTCTAAAAGGCCTGCTTCAGTGCTCGCAGGGCGAATGAACTAAGACATTGCCTTCCAGGCCCGCTCACCGAACACGAGTATCTTCGAGAAGCCTCGATCTCTTTCAGGCGGCTGCTCTGCCGGGCAGCCGCCTGATTGTTTTATTCCTGATACCTTCAGACGACCCAGCAGATTCGCCCCTTCGAGCCGTCGCCGCATTTCAGAAAGCGGCACGTTGATCGAGAGCCAGGAACATCCTGTCGGTCTCGATGACGCCGAATGCGGTGTAGTACTCGGCTATGTTGCGGACCACTTGATTGGCGCGGAACTCCTTTGGAGAATGCGGGTCTTTGGCAAGCAGCATTTCTTTATACTCGCTCGTTGTTCGTTCTCTCCACATCCTTGCCCAGGACATGAACACCGTCTTGATATCGGGTTCCTTTCCTTCGCGCTGGGCGGCGGCACGGTACGCGGCGACTGCGATCTGCAGTCCGCGCAGGTCGGCGAGGTTCTCACCGACGGTGAGCTCCCCGTTGATGTGCTGGCTCGGGTCCAGGCCCTCGGGCACCAGGGCGTTGTACTGATCGATGAGCTGTTTACTCTTGGCGTCGAACTTCGCCCGGTCCTCCGGCGTCCACCAGTCGCGCCGGTTGCCGTCGCCGTCGTATTTCGAGCCCTGATCGTCGAATCCGTGACCGATCTCGTGACCGATCGTCGCGCCCACCGCACCGAAATTGACCGCCGACTGCGCGTCCTTGTCGAAGAACGGCGGCTGCAGATAAGCGGCGGGGAACACGATCTGGTTCGAGGTCGCCTGGTAGTAGGCGTTCACCGTCTGCGGCGACATGCCCCACTCGGTCTTGTCGACCGGCCCGCCGAGCCGGGCGAACGCGCGCTTGCTCTCGAAAGTGTTGATGGCGAGCAGTGATTCGATCAGCTTGCCCTTGGTGATCTTCAGCTGCGAGTAATCCACCCACTTGTCCGGATAACCGATCTTGGGATCGATCTTGTCCAGCTTCGCCAGCGACGCCTTCCTGGTCTCCGGCGACATCCACGAGGAGTTGGTGAAATTGTCCCGGTACGCGGCGATCACGTCGTCGAGCATTTCCTTCGCGCGCTGCTTCGCCTCCGGCGGAAAGTGCTTGTCCACATACACTTTGTCGAACTCGGTTCGGACCCCGCGCACGCGCCCGAGGGTTCCGGATTGACCTCGCCGCGACCCCTGTCCTTCGCCGGCTGAGGTGCTCCCCGTGCAGGAATGAGGTCCTCGTGTTCAGTGGTGATTTCTCAGTTGGCCCCCGAGCTGAGATTCACAAGATCGCCGCAGGCGAGTGGCAGATCCTGCGAGAGGTGAAGTTGCGCGCGTTGCAGGAATCACCGGATGTATTCGAGGAACGCCTCGCCGACGTAGTCACCTGGGACGCCGCACGTTGGGTACGACACGCGAGTCCGGCACGGAACGAGTTCAAGCAAGTTCTGGTCGTGAGTGTGGATTCCCGTCACGAGGGAATGATCTATGTTGCCACCGATAAACTCTCTTCGGCAACAGGATACTTAGGATCACTGTGGGTCTCCCCCTACATTAGAGGGTGCAGCATAGGCAGAGAGCTGCTCAACGCAGCCCTTACACAGATTGTTCATTGGGATCTGGACCGAGCACGCCTGTGCGTGGCGGAACAGGACGTCGGCGCGATTTCGCTGTACCTGCGCGCAGGGTTCACCAAAACAGGAGTATCGAAATCTTTGCCGTCCGGTATTACCGTTCTCGAAATGCATCGTACGCTGTGACCAGTACAGTCGTGGATAGTTCGCCTACCCTCGACCGCACAGGGCCGGATCCGCGGCCACGAAGCTGATCAAGGCACATAATCTCGATCCATCAGGGAAGATGCTAGGTATGAACTTCACCGCCAAAGCCGCTATTCCGGTCTTACGCATCTTCGATCGCGAGAAAGCACGCGAGTTCTACCTGAACTACCTCGGCTTCACGATCGACTGGGAGCACCGATACGACGGGCATGGCCCCACCTACACACAGATCTCCCGTGGACCGCTGGTGCTACATCTTTCCGAGCATCACGGCGACGGTACGCCCGGGCAGGTCGTCTATATACCCGCGGTGGGGGTTCGGGAGCTCCACGCCGAATTACAGACCAAGAGCTACGACTTCCTCAATCCAGGTATCGGCCCCAGCCCAGGCGATAACCGAGGCGCCTGCCTGTGCCTGCTCGACCCCTTCGGCAACACTCTACGTATCGACGAGCGTGCCGCCGACTGAACCTCTCCTCATCACACTCACACTCGTGGACGATGGCACATGGAACGGCTCGAGCGCACGGTGCGGGAAAGCAGTGGTCGGTCGTGCCATGCCGCTTCGAGCGAACGAACAACGGCGAAACGGTGATTCCGAGGCAGCAAAACTGCAATACTGACAGCGTGATAGTTCGTATTTGGAGCGCGAAAATAGACCCCGACCGGGCGGACGAGTACGAAAACTTCGCATACGCGAGGTCGCTGCCTATGTTCCGATCACACACCGGCTTTCTGGGCTGTGCGTTCCTGCGCGATGGCGCCGATTGTACCGTTGTCACACTGTGGGAGAGCGCGGAGGATGTCGCCACCCTTGAGGCTTCCGCCCGATACCGCGAGACAGTTGCCGCCATTATGGCTGCTGGATTCATCCTGACCGCCAGTAACGCGCTCGCGGCGACTGCTTCGCTCTGATCTCAGCAGAAAATCGGAGCCAGCCGACCTGGACGGGAGACACCTCCAGCGGAGTGCCCTGGCCTTGCATATGAAACGGCCTCTCTCGGAGCATGCACCCCCCATCCCGCATATTTTCGCCTCGGCGGTGATCCGACAACGCACTAGGCTCGACAGCGCGTCGCGGCCGCCGGTCGGCATGGTGCACGGCCCAGATGCTTCCGGCTCGAATTCCGTGCTATGACAACACCATTCATGTGGGCGTAAGCGCCCGGCGACACTCGTATCCACTCGGTGCGGCGTTCTGGTATCCGCAGGACAACTCGTCCCATGCCGACTGCAACCAAGCTTTCAACCGTCAGCAGAACCTGAGTCCGGCGCACTCGGCGCATTTGGAGCGATCGAAACATGCCAATCAGCTCGATAGTCATCGGACGCGAACCCAGCGCCTACGACATAGGGTCCCACTCCGTTGAAGTCGCAGGGTGCCGATACTCTCCAGCTACCGTGCGAGTCCATCGTGCCGAGTTCTTCTAGTTTCGCCAGGTCGATACTGCATACGACGGCGTTCTTCGAGTCGTACGCCGCCCACATAACCCCAGGAGCGTTGCCGGCCCCTCCGCTCGCTTCGATGTTGATATACCAGACCCCTTCGACATCGATGCCCCCTTTCTGGCAGCTTCTGGCCTCGAGGCAGGTGTAATCATACGAAGCGTAGGCATCAGCGGACGACCCCAGCATGAACCATGCCGCGATAGTGCATACAATAGCCAGGTCAGCGAACTTCGGCTTCACATTTTCTCCTTCAGTGCGACAGGCAGTTACTCGTCGAAGTGCAGTCAGAACAACACAACAGGCTACCGGCACAGAGAGAGACCCCCGCAGCCTTCTGTTTCCACTGATGGCAAAATAGCCCCGCCGATCCCCTCAGAGCAGGCAGATGGGCTGTGCCGCAGAGTAGGTTCTATATTCCCAGCGATGGAAATTCGTGCCGCACGTGCGAAAATACACTCTCTCAATGTGTTCATACTTGCCTACTTTCGGCGTGGAAGAAGAGTTCCTGATCGTTGATCCCGTCACCGGGGAGCCGGTGCCACTGGGACCTGCTGTGGTGCGACTGGGTCGAGGCACCGGTTCGAATCTGCAGGAAGAACTCACGCTCTTTCAAGTTGAGACGGCCACTCATGTCCACACCGAACTCGAGTCATTGCTCGATGAACTAAAAACACTACGCAGAACGACAGCAGCGCATACGGAGGCTAGTGGTGGTCGACTAGTCGCCGCCGGTATGCCACTTACGGAGGTCGAATGCGGAGCGGAAGCGGTCGACAACCCGCGTTACAGACGAATCGCCGATGAGTTCGGTCTGATCTCCCGGGAAACTGCAGTGTGTGGGTGCCACGTGCACGTCGCCGTGCCAGACAGGGGTGCCGCGATACAGGTCGGAAACTACATTCGTCCCTGGCTGCCGGTCCTGCTGGCCCTTACCGCAAATTCGGCGATCTATCGTGCGACGATCACCGGCTACGCCAGCTGGCGGAACATCACCTGGCGCCGGTGGCCGGTATCCGGACCACCGCCGCACTTCGGTACAACCGCCGAGTACGACGCCAGAGTCGACTTGCTGCTCGCCAGCGGCACTATCCTGGACTCTCGCATGGTGTATTGGGACGTTCGCCCATCCCTGGCCCACCCGACCGTCGAAATCCGTGTCAGCGATGTGCCACTCTCCGTGGCGGAAACCGCCGTGCTCGCAGGCTTGGCACGAGCCTTGGTGGCGTCCGCGCTGACCTCGATCGCCGAGGGTCTGGTGCCGCCGATCCTGCCCGACAGCGCACTCACCGCGGCATATTGGAGGGCCGCACGGTTCGGCATGGGCGGCGACGGATTCGACCCATGGAATTCACGCACCCTTCCGGCTCGGGCGCAGCTCGACCGACTGCTCGAATATCTGGAACCGGTACTGACCGCGAGCGGCGATCAGCAATTCATGGACGAGACCCTAGGTGCCATACTCGCCCGAGGAAACGGCGCGACGAGACAGCTGAAGGCATTCCAGGATGGGAACTCTGTGCCGGATGTGGTAGCCGTGCTGGCCGACGCCACGCTGGAAGGCTGCAGGTCCGGGCCGGACATTACTCATCGCTTGACTGCGACCAACAACAGGTAGCCGATCTGGCGGGTACGGGCGAACAGCGACATCAGATTGTCCAGCGCAGTGGTCCGATCCGAGCCGATGGCCGCGACGAGTGCGGACCTGTTCTCTTGTATTCGCCGCACGCAGTGCTCATAGCTAGGACGGGTCTGGTCGGTCAGGTCACGCGTTTCTTCGACCTCGAAGCCGGCGTCGCGGACGAGTTCACCGTAGCTTTCGGCAGTTTCCGGAGCGAGCAGGCGGAAGGTGGACTCGTCGGCGGACTGTACTCCGATCACGTCTTGCGACGGCAACAGCACGACATCGGCGATCGCCAGCCGTCCTCCGGGCCGGAGCACTCGAACAATCTCTCGCATTGCATGCTCCTTTTCTGGCATGTGCACGATTGATTCGATGGCGAAGGCCCTGTCGAAGGATGCATCGGAAAACGACAGATCCATAGCATCCTCGGTCAAGAACTTCGTTCGCTCCGCGAGATCGGCCGCGGCACTGCGTTCACTCGCGGTCTCCATCTGCTGCCGACTGATCGTCACCCCGGTGACGTGAGCGCCTGTCATGAGCGCGATGCGCCGGGCCGGCGCGCCGGTGCCACAGCCGATATCGAGTACTCGACTGGTCGAATCGGCACGAATGCTGGTGGCGAT
This genomic stretch from Nocardia brasiliensis ATCC 700358 harbors:
- a CDS encoding M13-type metalloendopeptidase; amino-acid sequence: MRGVRTEFDKVYVDKHFPPEAKQRAKEMLDDVIAAYRDNFTNSSWMSPETRKASLAKLDKIDPKIGYPDKWVDYSQLKITKGKLIESLLAINTFESKRAFARLGGPVDKTEWGMSPQTVNAYYQATSNQIVFPAAYLQPPFFDKDAQSAVNFGAVGATIGHEIGHGFDDQGSKYDGDGNRRDWWTPEDRAKFDAKSKQLIDQYNALVPEGLDPSQHINGELTVGENLADLRGLQIAVAAYRAAAQREGKEPDIKTVFMSWARMWRERTTSEYKEMLLAKDPHSPKEFRANQVVRNIAEYYTAFGVIETDRMFLALDQRAAF
- a CDS encoding carboxylate-amine ligase yields the protein MCSYLPTFGVEEEFLIVDPVTGEPVPLGPAVVRLGRGTGSNLQEELTLFQVETATHVHTELESLLDELKTLRRTTAAHTEASGGRLVAAGMPLTEVECGAEAVDNPRYRRIADEFGLISRETAVCGCHVHVAVPDRGAAIQVGNYIRPWLPVLLALTANSAIYRATITGYASWRNITWRRWPVSGPPPHFGTTAEYDARVDLLLASGTILDSRMVYWDVRPSLAHPTVEIRVSDVPLSVAETAVLAGLARALVASALTSIAEGLVPPILPDSALTAAYWRAARFGMGGDGFDPWNSRTLPARAQLDRLLEYLEPVLTASGDQQFMDETLGAILARGNGATRQLKAFQDGNSVPDVVAVLADATLEGCRSGPDITHRLTATNNR
- a CDS encoding DUF4041 domain-containing protein is translated as MTDPQSVIVGLRKMLVVKERESADLQDKVRELSEQLRTFETSAVPQALTDPRVISVDDALVLQEVGIYEYHHPLENADRYKQALAELRGAVRDAVRMSEAIVIAKKFSFNNSLAEGRRLTADLSKLMLRAYNSEAENCVRTIRAGNLDTARRRLDKAAKDIEKFGAAMQMRMAPEYHALRIRELELTADYMMKLQDEREAAREERERLREQRKVEQELAAERERLDKEKSHYQAVFERLTASGQDTRDIAAQLSRIAEAIAHNDFRAANIRAGYVYVISNIGAFGPNVVKIGLTRRLEPLDRVRELGGASVPFPFDVHAVYFSDDAVSLENELHREFGARRLNHANLRREFFFATPDEVRQTLAKKVGNLLDYNALPEATQYFQSKKYWPASTR
- a CDS encoding glyoxalase superfamily protein — translated: MNFTAKAAIPVLRIFDREKAREFYLNYLGFTIDWEHRYDGHGPTYTQISRGPLVLHLSEHHGDGTPGQVVYIPAVGVRELHAELQTKSYDFLNPGIGPSPGDNRGACLCLLDPFGNTLRIDERAAD
- a CDS encoding excalibur calcium-binding domain-containing protein → MLASQVSHAGPVPSGSAGTGSSVIDAGSAATGSAGLSQTGSVGGAYADCDQARVAGHAPIFTGEPGYSPKLDGEDGIIDGFACPTV
- a CDS encoding GNAT family N-acetyltransferase, with the translated sequence MFSGDFSVGPRAEIHKIAAGEWQILREVKLRALQESPDVFEERLADVVTWDAARWVRHASPARNEFKQVLVVSVDSRHEGMIYVATDKLSSATGYLGSLWVSPYIRGCSIGRELLNAALTQIVHWDLDRARLCVAEQDVGAISLYLRAGFTKTGVSKSLPSGITVLEMHRTL
- a CDS encoding SAM-dependent methyltransferase, yielding MDESCDPDLAAVAGFYDNILALELLMGENLHLGYWPEGSGGSLSEAQHRLTDLIATSIRADSTSRVLDIGCGTGAPARRIALMTGAHVTGVTISRQQMETASERSAAADLAERTKFLTEDAMDLSFSDASFDRAFAIESIVHMPEKEHAMREIVRVLRPGGRLAIADVVLLPSQDVIGVQSADESTFRLLAPETAESYGELVRDAGFEVEETRDLTDQTRPSYEHCVRRIQENRSALVAAIGSDRTTALDNLMSLFARTRQIGYLLLVAVKR
- a CDS encoding recombinase family protein produces the protein MLSDTDEWAVLDELLGIEVATPESDVGQQLAFYGRCSTEDNQDPESSYAWQYNNADRFTVGTIVESYFDIGQSRSVPWDRRTEAARLLAALRNPNRGWSGIVVGEGTRCWFGAQFSMIAPRLDSYGVDLWIPELGGRYDSQNPSHNMLMSMLGGMSESERQHVQKRTRAAMDAQVANEGRHQGGRAPYGYVVIDGPPHPNPGRAAQGLKLRILAIDEFAARIVRRIFAEYLAGRGDRAIAVGLNHDGVLCPSAHTPHQNSHRSGDGWQASTVRAILENPRYTGYAFFGRWTKHEELLDRDDVAAGKVVRFRKSSKDRVVRSRRPAHPAIVSVETYTQVQLARRARGGGSMQQRAKLDRTRTSGRHLYRFRSRIRCDDCDRKMEGGTKDNMVWYRCRASTLAPSSPALADHPKTVNLAESRLIVPVNNWIATVFDQHHRAQTIETLLAAQKDADGDLRRQLLRQRLAAAETKLHRYQNAIEAGVDVQALIEPMNQAQAERAIAQAEMDAIPAIRQMTAKELEKLIDSLGDIRAVLSAGAPEDQAALYEALQLEIRYRHRQQLAVVSAGIPVVNTCVRRGT